The following coding sequences lie in one Bacteroidota bacterium genomic window:
- the truA gene encoding tRNA pseudouridine(38-40) synthase TruA, protein MKSDALASQVQTHGIVKSCYLCPKKVPRYFAHLAYDGTAYHGWQAQDNAHSVQTELEKCLSLKLNEAVRLTGCGRTDTGVHARNFFAHFDLEAPIDADRKNKLVQEVNHFLPTDIVLFDLISVAPDAHARFDATSRTYKYYINTVKQPFSRHYAWYVYGHLDVELMQQCADFLCTVDDFTSFSKLHSPARTNICKLSEASWTKTDGGLVFTIIADRFLRNMVRAIVGTLVEVGRGRRTYDDFVELTLARNRNKAGLSAPAHGLFLEEVCYPGSVFVL, encoded by the coding sequence ATGAAATCTGATGCTTTGGCCAGCCAAGTGCAAACTCATGGTATTGTGAAGTCCTGTTATCTTTGTCCGAAAAAAGTGCCAAGATACTTTGCACATCTGGCCTACGACGGCACAGCCTACCACGGTTGGCAGGCTCAGGACAATGCCCACAGCGTGCAGACAGAACTGGAAAAGTGCCTGAGCCTCAAGCTGAATGAAGCTGTCCGGCTCACGGGCTGCGGAAGGACAGATACGGGCGTCCATGCCAGAAATTTCTTTGCCCATTTCGACCTGGAAGCGCCCATTGATGCTGACAGAAAAAATAAACTCGTTCAGGAGGTAAACCATTTTCTGCCAACGGATATAGTGCTTTTCGACCTGATCAGCGTTGCGCCGGATGCGCATGCCCGCTTCGATGCCACAAGCAGGACATATAAATATTACATCAACACGGTGAAGCAGCCTTTTTCCCGGCATTATGCCTGGTATGTCTATGGCCACCTGGATGTGGAACTTATGCAGCAATGTGCTGATTTCCTGTGCACTGTGGACGACTTTACGAGCTTCAGCAAGCTGCATTCCCCTGCCAGAACGAATATCTGCAAACTATCCGAAGCTTCATGGACGAAAACTGATGGCGGCCTGGTGTTTACCATCATTGCCGACCGTTTTCTTCGCAACATGGTCCGGGCCATCGTGGGCACCCTGGTTGAGGTGGGCAGGGGCCGACGCACCTACGACGATTTCGTGGAGCTTACCCTTGCCCGCAACAGAAACAAGGCAGGCTTATCGGCGCCTGCCCATGGGTTGTTTCTGGAAGAAGTATGTTATCCGGGATCAGTATTTGTCCTTTAA
- a CDS encoding aminotransferase class I/II-fold pyridoxal phosphate-dependent enzyme has translation MSHKNHNPLRALFELKQFGEFGDVNPSVTDSATYTFMQAKTMTDTFHGEAEGCFLYSRHWNPSNRYLAEAMAAMEGTEMAWITASGMGAITSALLQLCKSGDHIVCSLTTYGGTFAFMQNWLPRYNISVSFVDITNHDAVRAAIRPNTKVIYTETMTNPLLQISDIPALAQIAHEKGIKLVVDNTFTPLIVAPALLGADVVVYSLTKFVNGKNDCVAGAICASKEFINALIDVNEGTAMLLGPVLDPFRSASILKNMHTLHIRMQQHSRNAAYLAKKFREAGIKVRYPGFEDDPGHEVLKKMMHPAFGYGGMIAIDMETAENAARLMESMELADVGYLAVSLGYFKTLFSNSGKSTSSEVPEELQRKMGMSEGLIRFSVGLDFDIENTWKRIYQCLKETRLLPSHELA, from the coding sequence ATGTCGCATAAAAATCACAACCCCTTGCGCGCCCTTTTCGAGCTCAAGCAATTTGGCGAATTCGGCGACGTGAATCCCTCCGTAACCGACTCGGCCACTTACACTTTCATGCAGGCCAAAACGATGACCGACACTTTTCATGGTGAGGCTGAAGGCTGTTTTCTGTATTCCAGGCACTGGAATCCGAGCAACAGATACCTGGCCGAGGCCATGGCGGCCATGGAAGGCACCGAGATGGCATGGATTACGGCCAGTGGCATGGGAGCAATCACATCGGCTTTGCTGCAGTTGTGCAAGAGCGGCGACCATATCGTCTGCAGCCTGACAACCTACGGGGGCACATTTGCATTCATGCAAAACTGGTTGCCGCGCTACAACATCAGCGTAAGTTTTGTGGATATCACCAACCACGATGCAGTGAGGGCAGCCATACGACCCAATACCAAAGTGATTTACACCGAAACCATGACCAATCCGCTGTTGCAGATCAGCGACATCCCCGCACTGGCACAAATCGCCCACGAAAAAGGCATCAAACTGGTGGTGGACAACACTTTCACGCCCCTGATAGTAGCCCCTGCCCTGCTGGGCGCCGATGTGGTGGTGTACAGCCTCACCAAATTCGTCAACGGAAAAAACGACTGTGTGGCCGGCGCTATCTGTGCAAGCAAGGAATTTATCAACGCTCTGATCGACGTGAACGAGGGCACCGCCATGCTCCTCGGACCCGTGCTCGACCCCTTCCGCAGCGCTTCGATCCTCAAAAACATGCACACCCTGCATATCCGCATGCAGCAGCATAGCCGCAATGCCGCTTATTTGGCCAAAAAATTCAGAGAAGCCGGCATCAAAGTCCGTTATCCCGGATTTGAGGACGATCCCGGCCACGAAGTCCTGAAAAAAATGATGCATCCGGCCTTTGGTTACGGTGGCATGATCGCCATTGATATGGAAACTGCCGAGAATGCGGCCCGCCTGATGGAAAGCATGGAACTGGCCGATGTGGGTTATTTAGCTGTGAGCCTGGGATATTTCAAAACCCTGTTCAGCAACAGCGGCAAAAGCACTTCGTCGGAAGTACCCGAAGAGCTGCAGCGCAAAATGGGCATGTCGGAAGGCCTGATCCGCTTCAGCGTGGGCCTCGACTTCGACATCGAAAATACCTGGAAACGCATCTATCAATGCCTGAAAGAAACCCGATTGCTGCCAAGCCACGAATTGGCCTGA
- a CDS encoding sulfite exporter TauE/SafE family protein, whose amino-acid sequence MDSLLFMLLHAGHHEPHLHLHPFLIGLIASILHVVSGPDHLAAVTPLAIVNKTKAWITGLGWGLGHTAGMLLIGLLFYLFRAYIPVEAISHYSEVIVGLMLIGIGLWAFRRVFGTKPEAHSHPHSHITGDGRIITHVHPHAHENTNAHSHEHTEVSSSHSFAPAFLIGTVHGFAGVSHLLGVLPTLAFPNNSDSALYLIAFGMGTIIAMVVFSYLLGYVSQHGSERYKPSFSRGLQIAGASLSVVVGFIWIGMMWL is encoded by the coding sequence ATGGATTCCCTGCTTTTCATGCTCCTCCACGCCGGACACCATGAGCCACACCTGCATCTTCACCCATTTTTGATAGGACTGATAGCCAGCATATTGCATGTTGTTTCAGGACCTGACCACCTTGCTGCGGTAACTCCTTTGGCTATTGTCAACAAAACGAAGGCATGGATTACGGGTCTGGGATGGGGCCTGGGCCATACAGCAGGGATGCTTCTCATTGGTTTGTTGTTTTATCTTTTCCGGGCCTATATTCCGGTCGAGGCCATCTCGCATTACAGCGAGGTCATTGTGGGCCTCATGCTTATCGGAATCGGATTGTGGGCTTTCAGGCGTGTGTTCGGGACCAAGCCCGAAGCGCACAGCCATCCGCACAGCCACATCACCGGCGATGGCAGGATCATCACCCATGTGCACCCGCACGCACACGAAAACACAAATGCGCATTCGCACGAACACACCGAAGTGAGCAGCTCCCACAGCTTTGCACCAGCGTTTTTGATTGGAACGGTACATGGGTTTGCAGGGGTATCGCACCTCCTGGGCGTGCTGCCTACGCTTGCTTTTCCAAACAATTCCGATTCAGCGCTTTACCTCATAGCCTTTGGCATGGGTACCATCATAGCCATGGTTGTTTTCAGCTATTTGCTTGGTTATGTTTCGCAACATGGCAGCGAGCGCTACAAACCCTCCTTTTCGCGGGGACTCCAGATTGCAGGCGCCAGCCTGTCGGTTGTGGTTGGGTTTATCTGGATTGGCATGATGTGGCTATGA
- a CDS encoding linear amide C-N hydrolase — MFKRTFLWSLATVAITLSLLLTGTESDACTRFVYKKQKGKIITGRSMDFSIPIPGNMWIFPRGMQRNGETGEKSSIVWTSKYGSVCISSWDLGIPDGMNEKGLMANMLFLTESIYPDFVKNGDKPGLAISMWAQYALDNFATVAEAVEEFRKEKFVVVTDNIPGTNIKTTIHLSLSDATGDNAILEYVEGKLHIYHDRDYNVLTNSPTFEKQLAINSYWDAINGFEFLPGTNKAADRFVRANFYLKYLPEVDSTHIATAAVFSLIRNLSVPFGIQSGQSLDLSTTRWRVVANQTDLVYYYEDVLYPSTIWVDLKKIDFAPKSGVRMLPVIKGQPYAGEVSDKFIKATPFKFQGI, encoded by the coding sequence ATGTTTAAAAGAACTTTTCTTTGGTCTCTTGCAACTGTTGCTATTACGCTCAGCCTGCTTCTCACTGGAACAGAATCCGACGCGTGTACAAGGTTTGTTTACAAGAAGCAAAAAGGAAAAATAATCACTGGCCGGAGCATGGATTTTTCCATCCCCATTCCAGGAAACATGTGGATTTTTCCACGAGGCATGCAACGCAATGGCGAAACCGGTGAAAAATCATCGATTGTTTGGACTTCCAAATATGGCAGTGTATGTATAAGTTCATGGGATTTAGGGATTCCGGATGGGATGAACGAAAAAGGTCTTATGGCCAACATGCTTTTTTTGACGGAATCCATCTATCCGGATTTTGTAAAAAACGGCGACAAGCCAGGTCTGGCCATTTCAATGTGGGCGCAGTATGCACTCGATAATTTTGCCACTGTTGCCGAGGCTGTAGAGGAGTTCAGGAAAGAGAAATTTGTTGTAGTGACCGATAACATACCGGGCACAAATATAAAAACTACCATTCACCTTTCCCTATCGGATGCCACAGGCGATAATGCGATCCTTGAATATGTCGAAGGGAAGTTACACATTTACCACGATCGAGACTATAATGTACTCACAAACTCCCCGACTTTTGAGAAACAATTGGCAATCAACAGTTACTGGGACGCCATCAACGGATTTGAATTTTTGCCTGGAACCAACAAAGCTGCAGACAGATTTGTGCGCGCTAATTTTTATCTGAAATACCTGCCTGAGGTGGACAGCACCCACATTGCCACTGCTGCTGTATTTAGTCTGATTCGCAATTTGAGTGTGCCTTTTGGCATCCAATCCGGCCAATCCCTCGACCTGAGTACAACCCGCTGGCGCGTTGTGGCTAATCAAACCGACCTGGTGTATTATTATGAGGATGTCCTCTATCCAAGCACCATTTGGGTTGATCTGAAGAAAATTGATTTTGCCCCTAAATCCGGCGTGCGCATGCTTCCGGTAATCAAAGGACAGCCTTATGCCGGTGAAGTATCGGATAAGTTTATTAAGGCTACCCCATTCAAGTTTCAGGGTATCTGA
- a CDS encoding outer membrane beta-barrel protein — translation MKRLWLIALCVLAFAAARSQSGTLSFGLTGGLIKGDIANASLLTNFEDKNGLQTGALLRYGLNDDFAVQAELLWERRNFSTNTSLMGLRPGEDFTKVCWRCYFRSRVAYQSDFLMVPLTGMYVRQNNSMGIQAEAGIFFALLLANTHEGFEELYLDAEDMKRISQPIMEPGLYRTVYSGLSSNLMNTYDAGFLLGIGLTYNMLPNTALMLNGRTQIGFAGIYENPNMPLVSYKSYLLRLGIMQTIGRQ, via the coding sequence ATGAAAAGATTGTGGCTCATTGCTTTATGTGTTTTAGCTTTTGCAGCTGCCCGGTCACAAAGTGGAACCCTGAGTTTCGGGCTGACCGGCGGGCTGATCAAAGGCGATATAGCCAATGCCAGCCTGTTGACCAATTTTGAGGATAAAAACGGTTTGCAGACAGGAGCATTGCTGAGATATGGTCTGAACGACGATTTCGCCGTTCAGGCAGAGCTGCTTTGGGAAAGACGCAATTTCAGCACAAACACCAGCCTGATGGGGCTGCGTCCCGGGGAGGATTTTACCAAGGTTTGCTGGAGGTGCTATTTCCGCAGCCGCGTGGCGTATCAGTCCGATTTTCTGATGGTTCCACTCACAGGCATGTATGTCAGGCAAAATAATAGCATGGGTATCCAGGCCGAGGCAGGAATCTTTTTCGCTTTGTTGCTGGCCAATACGCACGAGGGGTTCGAAGAGCTTTACCTCGATGCCGAGGATATGAAGCGCATCTCGCAACCCATCATGGAACCGGGTTTATACCGTACGGTTTACAGCGGGCTGAGCAGCAACCTGATGAACACCTACGATGCCGGTTTCCTGCTTGGCATTGGTCTCACTTACAACATGCTACCGAATACCGCACTGATGCTCAACGGACGCACCCAGATTGGTTTTGCGGGCATTTACGAAAACCCCAATATGCCGCTGGTGAGCTACAAAAGTTATCTGCTTCGTTTGGGGATAATGCAAACGATAGGCCGCCAATGA